TCGTTGCCATATATATGTAAGGGATGATCGATACCGTGCGCAAATCCTTCAACTCGGTTGTACAGATCCGACGGCTGAAAATGGTCGTAATGCGTATGCGTAAACAACAGGTGCTCAACCGCACCCAAGTCGATCCGATCACGAAGCGCCTGCATATGGGAATCTGCAGAATAATCGACCTTGATCAAATCGTCGATCAAAATAGAGCTTCTGGTTCGAATATTTTTTCCTCCAAGCGACCTCGCCTTGCTGCAGGCATCGCAGCGGCAGAACGGGTTTGGAAATCCTTCGGCTGCGGCTGTGCCTAGAAAATGAATCTTCACTGGTTTCTCCTCCTTTTGAAAAGCAATGGTTCATTTCTCGGTTCCTTGATTTGATACAAATAATACCACATATACACAATCAATCACATACATTATTTAATTAGGTGCAACTCTTTTTCTGCCGGAATCTGTTGAGTATAAATACTCTAGTTAATCGATAAACTGTCTGGTCGGAAGAACAGTAGAACTGTGTGAGCCATGTCGGAATATTAGAAACATACAAACACACACAAATACAACTCCATAACAAGCACCTTCCAAATATATAAAAAAAAGATTCCTGGTTCGTGGAAACCAAGAATCGTTCATACGGATTTTTATTATTTGTATACGATTTCGATGCCGTTCTTGCGAAATTGTTCAACGATATCCCGGTCGATTTTGGAATCCGTCACAAACCGTTCGACTTCCGCTGCCCCGCATACTTTGATAAATGAATTTTGCCCGAACTTGCTGCTGTCTGCGAGGGCGATGCAGCGCTTCGCGTTCGCGAGCATTATTTTTTTCACTTGAATTTCGCCGACTCCGTAATCTGTAATCCCTGCTTCCAACGTAACCCCGCTCATACTCATAAAGAACAAATCCGCATGGAAGCGTGATGAAAACTCTTCCGCCAAATCTCCGATGATGCTTTGCTCTTCATGACGAATAACGCCCCCAGTCATAATCACCGTATATCCTGGCATCGAAACGAGTTCGTTGACGATCGGAAGCGAGTTCGTAATCACGGTTAATCGATCGAACTTGGCTTTCAGCGCCTTCGCTATCTGGGTGTTTGTCGTACTGGGATCGAGCGCGATGGACATCCCCTCGGTCACATAACGTACCGCGATTTGAGAAAGCTCCGCCTTCTCTTCCATATATATCGATTCGCGGATCGGCAGCGGGATTTCGCGGCTATAGTCGGGCTCCTTCAGAATCGCCCCGCCGTGCACCCGCCGCAGGTAGCCTTCGCTTTCTAAATATTCCAGATCACGTCTGATCGTCTCAAACGAAACTCCGAAATGCTCCATGAGCTCCGACGCTCGGATCGATTTGTCCTGATTCAGTTTCTGAATAATGATTTGATGCCGCTGCTCAGCAAACAACTGCTCCACTCCTTACTTGCCTAAACTTCTTATTTAGAAGTTTACCATAAAAAGCATGTAATCCTCCTGTTCTACCTTTTCTGGAGTCAAATTTGGCGAATTTAGGGATGATAATAACTCCCCGATTTATATGCCAGCGTAATATGACTTGGGCAACTGGCCTTTTAATGCTTAAGGGCAATCTCAACGAGAACCGGAATAAAAAAGTCCCATCATAAGCGCTTGATGGGACTTTCCATTGTAAATTTAGCAATATAACTTACATATCGTTCTTACCAGCTTTATGGACCGGATACAAACCGGTTATTTTACTACAGACTCTTTGAACATCTCAATTAGACTGGTGAAGCTATCGCCAGCATGTCCTTTAGCAACACCGCGCTTGAAGACTTCCAGAACAGCGGTTGGCAGAGAAGGATCTATACCTGCTTCTTTAGATGTTTGAACCACGTGCTCGACACTCGCCAAACCCATAGCAAGTTTTTCCACGTCACCGTGGTGCTTGCCCGTATCGATCCTGTAGGTGTAGAACTCAAGTAACTTCGGCAGAGATGACAAGGTGTCCGAGATATATGGCAGGAATTGTTCAGCCGTGATTCCATTCGCTCCCGCTATTGCAACAGCATGAAGATAGCTAAGCATGGTGGTCCAGAAGACATCGATCTGTATCTGGTAGTACAGCATGGCAAGCCCTGCGTCCTCACCCTTATAGTCTGTGCCTGTTAGTACATCCAGGAATTTCTTTTGCGACTCGAAGATTTCCCTAGGGCCGCTATAGAGTGTGACGGATTCTGTAGTATTACCGATACCAGGAGGTGAAGCCAATACACCGCCGGTGAGATGCCGGGCGTTGCGTTCAGCCAACCACTTCGACGCTTCACGGACCTTGTCTGGGGTATCTGAACTCAAGTTGACGATCACTTTGCCGGATAAATACTCCGAAATCGGTTCGAGAATAGCGTACATCGCATTATAGTCTGTTAGACTAATGATGATCAATTTGTTAGAGGCTACCGCCTCTTTGACCGTGGGCGCCTTAGTGGCACCCTTTGCCAAAAGCTCGTCGGCTTTGCTTGAAGTTCGATTCCACACGGTCACCCTATAGTCGTTATCCAAATAAACGCTCGCTATCGCCCTGCCCATAGGTCCTAGCCCGATGACCGTCACTGATGAGTCCTTCCCATTATCTTTTTCAGTTCCAATTCGAACTGACTTGTTGATGTTCTCACGTTCGTTATTGGTTTTCATTAGAATAACTCCTTTAGAAGGATAGCCAACCGAGAGGGTTGACTTGATATGGTTAACGTTATCGATCTTCACTGCTATCGCGATCAGGTCATTTGCTCTTTTAAAAGCTCGGTGACGGCAGAGAAATCATCATCAGGAAAGCCAGCAGCGACGCGTCGATCCATCAGAGACTGAATGGGGTCAAGCAGCTCCGTACTGATTCCTTGATCTTTGCTGGCCTGCCGAATATTCCTGAAACCAACTTGCTGCATAGCAAGTTTGGCTGAGACCCCAACCGAGAACTCTCTTGTGTCGAACTGGCGTGCGAGGTTAGGGATGATACCGGTAATGGCGGTGAGGTAGGGAATCAGGAGCCCGGACGAGAAATCTTGTGCCTTAACGCCCTCAGTGCCAACAACCGCGATGGCATGCATGGCACCGCCGAGCATACCGTACATCGCCCCATTCATGGCTAAATCAAGCAGGGAGGCCAATCCGGCATCTGCACCAACGTAATTGGCGGCTCCCATGACATCTAGCAACTTCTTGTTGGTGTCAAAGGATTTCTTGTCTCCTCCGCTATAGAGGATGAAGGCTGCCTCGGTTCCGATGATTTGCGGTACGGCCATGATACCCGCATCGATATAATCGTAACCTCTTTCCTTCGCCCATTTGGCGGTACTGCGAGCCTGCATAGGTGTGCCATTCGTGAGGTTGAACACAACACGATCCTTAAGTATATCACCCAGAGGATCGAGGATTTCATGCACGGCATCATAATCCAGAACACATACGATCACGACGGGGCTTGCCTGCACGGCTTCAGCAGGTGTGGCGGCAAGTACAGCTCCTTGCTTCACCAAGGTATCTGCCTTCGCTGCCGTACGGTTCCATACCGTCGTAGGATATCCGTTCCGCAAATAAACGCCAGCTAATGCCTGGCCCATCTCGCCAAGACCAATGACGGTCACAGGCGAGCGTTCTTCTCTCTTGCTTTGATCGTAACTCATTGTGTAAATGCTCCTCCCTATTATCAATGAAATATCGACTTACCCTGAACAAATTGGAGTAGAATATCGTTCAATCTAGGCGGTTACGAACTTTATTCTAGACCTTAACACTAGCGTCAAGGTCAATAGTGATCTTGCGCCCGGTCTGAGTATCCTGTTTGTTATCATAATTGCTACACTTTTATAAAAGTTGATTGGTTCATGATCTTTCAAGCCGAGCACTCAGGTTTTTGTAAATTTTGGAGAGTTATATATAAAACAAAAAAAACCGCATTTTATGCGGCTTTCAATGTCTATATCCTCTACATACCATTTTAGTCATATAGATTCATTCATCAGTCGGTTAACACATAGTTAAAATTAAAATCCATCCAGACCTATTTTACAAATAGCTTCATTAACTGGACGTAAATCGGATTTATCATGTAGCCAGTCGGGTTAACGGAATATCTTTTACCCGTGTCTAGCTGCCGGATTCGGTCCATTTCTTCCTCGCTTAGGTCAAAATCGAAATCTTTTAAAATCTTCAAATGATGAGAAACGGCTGGACGAGATAGATGAGTATTCAACCTGATCTCTCCCACTCGCATACCGGGATTTTGCGGTCCCTCTATCAATGTTTTAAGGATAGCTTGTCTTGTTTCATCACCGATGGCGATCAGAACCTTTTGGTTGTTTTTGAACTCCATGTCGCATTCACGAAAGACTTGACCATCATTCATCTCATATCGCCGTGAGCCCCTCTTTTTTCCGTAAAAAAGTACAGTAATGCCAGGATCGGAAATAGAACGCCAACCCACATCGCCGCTTTCCAGCCGCCCATGGCGTACGCCCAACCCCCGGCTGCGGAGCCAATGGCTCCACCCGCAAAAAAGATCGCCATATACATGCCGTTCAGCCGACTGCGCACCTCAGCTCCCAAAGCGAAAATCGCTCGCTGTCCCAACACCATATTGGCGGACACACCCATGTCGAGCAGAATAGCAGCAATTACGAGGATAACGATAGAAAATATAGAACCTCCAGGAAACATAATCGGCAAAAGACCCGATAGAATCACCAGCGCGATGGACAATCCCGTTGCCGAACGTATCAGGCCTTTATCTGCAAAACGGCCAGCAATAGGAGCCGCCGCCGCACCAGAAACCCCTGCCAAAGCGAAAAGTGCTACACCTGTTGAAGAAAAATGAAACACCGGACTCGTTAAAACGAGCGGAACCGTTGTCCAGAACAGACTAAACATGCCGAACAAAAACGCGTGATACAGTGCGCGGCGCCGCAGAATCGGCGTTGTCTTGAGCAGATGCAGCATGGATGAGATGATAACCGGATATTTGTCCTTCGTTTGCGGCTGCCTTGCCGGAAGGACTTTTGCCAATACAAGAGCCAGTACCAAGAGCATAGCGGAGGAAATCATAAAGATGGCATGCCAGCCGAAATATGTATCTACCATACTCGAAACCGGACGGGCCAACATAATACCCAATAACAAACCGCTCATTACGTTGCCTACATTACGTCCACGCGTCTCCTCAGGGGAAAGATGCGCCGCATATGGAACTAGGATCTGGGCCGCAACGGCCCCGACACCTATAAACAAGGAAGCGGCAAGAAACAGAGCCGCACTTCGGGCTTCAGCCGCGATGATCAAAACAATAGACGTCAGAATCAGCAGCATAACCACCAATTTGCGGTTTTCAAGCAAATCCCCCAAAGGGACGATAAATAACAAGCCGATCCCGTAACCGATTTGGGTCAGCGTCACGATCAACCCTGCGGCTTCCGAAGATAACCCGATGGCCGAACTAATCGAATCAATTAAAGGTTGAGTATAGTAAAGATTTGCAGCGATCAACCCACAGGCAACAGCAAGAATCAGCGTAATCCAAGTTGATACGGATTTCTCCACTCTTTCCTTTTCGTTTTCAGACATTGATAAACACTCCTTTTTTATGAACTATTGCGTTAATAATACAGGAACGATCGTTCCAGTATGGGGATAGTTTGCCCCCTATGCTATACGCAAGGGGTTAATCTTTTTCAGGAATGATCATTCCAGTTTCCTAAAAAAAAATAGGTTTACAGCATCTCGAAGACCGCATCCATCATACCATGTACTTTATTAATATCGCTTTTGATTCTGGCCATTACGTTAATGCTATGGTTGAGGTTCAGGAGCAGGTACGATAACATTTTAATATCTTTCTCCGGGGCTATTTCTCCCGTTTCTTGCCCTTTCTTTAACGTCTCATAAAACAGCTGCTCCAATTCCGTAAAGCTTTGGCGAATCGTATTCTGCAAAGGCTCATCCACCGTATCCAAACCAACGGAAGCATTCGTAATCAGACATCCATTAGGGAAAGCTTCGCCGTGCGTGGCAAAAGCGTTCATGATATGCAGCTCGAAATACTGGCGGATTCCCGCGATCGCAGAAGTTGCATGTATCATTTGATCACGTTTTTTTTGCGACATTTTTTTATAATATTGGATGGCTTCGTAATACAGCGTCTGTTTATCCTGAAACGTTTCGTACATACTGGATCTGCTCAACTCCATGGATTCCAATAAATCCGGTATGCTTGCAGCCTCATATCCTTTTTCCCAAAAAACGATCATGGCTTTGCGCAGCACTTGCTCCCGGTCAAATTCTTTGGTCCGTCCCATCGATACTCCCTCCTTTTCTACATGAGTATATACCAATCGGAACGAACATTCCAGTATTTATTTTTAAACAGCAGAGGACGATCAAAATGATACGGACTGAGATGATCTTCAAACGGCCTTGGTTTTCCACAATGAAAAAGAGAAAGGTCATCGTCCCGATGACCTTTCCCCTCATTCGTCTATTTAAATAGATTTTCGATGACCCCACGATCGAAGTCGTTTACAATTTTATATTCCTTGCCATACCTTTTGTGATTGCTCGAACCGTTATGGATTCGAACGTGGTCAGGGCTAAAGAAGTACATAGAGAAGGTCGGGCCATTTCGGCCCTGAAACCAAACTTCATATTCTTCGCTACCGTAATCCACTCTGCTGGTTTTACGCAGTTTGACTTCAGAAAAGCTGTTCATAATCCGCTCAATCTCCGCAGGATCTGTAATTTGTATCTCTTGCTCGTTCGAACGGAATCGATTTTTCCTGACGCTCATATGGCTTATGGTCTTAGGCTCAATCAATTGATCGAGCACCAGCTCCTTAAACGATGTTCTGTTTTGAGACGCCGAATATATCGTTGCGCTGATTAGAATCAGGACACAAATTGCCAGAAAGATATACCATGTACGCTTGTTCAGCCGCCATCTCCTCCCTCGTCTCGAAATAAAGCGTCCACTTTGATTATAACACCAATCACAGCCCAGAATTATCCAATATCCCAACCATATGTAAACAACATATAACCATGCTTGTTCTATCCTATCCTGCCATTTAGGATGACTGGAATTCGTCGATCAACGAAACCCCTTGTATAATCCGCATCCTGCTATCTCTTAAAAAGTCGCGAGTCCAATCGTCTGGTTGACTTAAATCCCAGCTTCGGTGCATGCCGACGACTACGATAATTTCACGCAGCCTCAGGAAAACTCCCAACTGATCCCTCCAGCCCTCAGGCATTTGACGGTTATCCTCTGTATAGCCTCGCTCAAAATGTTTCATGAAAAGCTCGTACTGCGCCTTTCGTTCAACTTTGGAATCTTCACCAAATACATACAGCAGGTAATATAACTGGATCGCAATGTCTTCGACATACCAACTATACTGACATTCGTCAAAGTCGAAAAGCGTTAATTCCCCTGATTCATCAACCATAAAATTTCCTACATTGATATCTCCGTGTATCAAACCGAAATTATCAGTAGTAATACGGAGACTGGACAACTGTCTCTTAAGATCATCAAGCGCAAGAAGCATGGGTAGGTGCTCTTCCGGTATATATTTTTGGGCCTGTAAGAGGTATTCATTGTTTTCCCAAGTGTGCCTTTTTACCTTTTGTTTGTAACGCTTCGACAATTCATGGAGACGGCCAGTCACGCGTCCACATTGCTCGTAAAGTAAGGGATTGCCTAGGCATTCCGGGTATCCGATTTTACGACCAGGCGCATATCTGAAAGAGGTCACGTAGAAATCAATATGAGTTCCTCGGATTCGTTCGAAGTCGTTTCCATTCATCGAAGATAACGAGTCTGAGACCGCCAGCCCATTCTTTGATAGATAACGAATCCATTCTATTTCAGCTGCAAGTTCTTCTCCTGTGCGATGAGTGCTCGCTGTGAAACGGAGGATATATTTCATATCATTGCGATCATAGGAATATATAAAGTTTTGAAATCCTCCAAGGAAGGTCAGCTCCTTGGAGCTGACTCCGAACCGCGCTGCACCTTCAATGGCATGTTCGTCCAAGAACATTAATTTTACGTTTTGGTCCATACGCCCTCCTGTATGCGAATCCATATTCTTATGCTCCATAACGGCGCGATATACGTATATAAAATATTGTGAGCCAGCATCCATGTCAATACCACCATAAGAATCGGACGGATGCCGGGCATGACAAACACCTGACGGATGGTCATTCTTTGATTTGCAGGCTGCCCGGGATAGTCCGGCACCTGCCACAGAACCCATCCATTTAATACGAGAGTCAGCAGAGACATGAGTCCGAATACAAGACGCCAACCAATGAGGTCACCGAGCAAGGTGCCCACCGGCACACCGAGTGTAAGAGCTATCGGAGTGCCAACCATCGCGACTGCTAAGGCACGGCCTCTTAAAGCATCCGGAACCATACGCCGTGCGTACCCGGCAATCATCCCCCATGCGGCACCCGCAGATACGCCGGCAAAAAATCGAGCGACCAAAGTCAATACATAGCTGCTAGACAATGCGGTCATCGAGTTGAAGATCAAAAAACCTACAATAATGGCAAGCAGAAGCGAACGTCGTCTCATCCCTCCGGTAAACATCGCAAACGGGATTGCCGCCACAATGGAACCCAAAGCATAGGAAGTGACGAGTTGCCCGGCCATCCCTGTCGTAATATTCAAACCTCCCGCAATATGCGGCAGTAAACCCGCCGGAATGGTTTCTGTAAAAATACAAATAAATCCTGTCATCGCAAGCGCGAGCAGTGCTAACCAAGGAAGCCTGGCGACGGGCATGTTGCCCGTTTGTGCCGTACCCTTAGAAGATGATAATTGTGGCAAAATAGTTTCCTCCTCAAGAGCAAATTAATTATGGATCGATCATTCCACATATTAGATTGACCCTTCTCTCTTGTCAAGGACTTCTGGATCGATTAGTATAGAATTAGATAAAGGAGGGGCATTTATATGGCACGAACGGGACGTCCACGCGCTTTTAACCGTGACGAGGCAGTTGCTGCCGCCATGCTTCTGTTCTGGGAACACGGCTACGAATCCACTTCGCTAGCTCAGTTGCGTGCTGCCATGGGCGATATTTCTGCAGCGAGTTTTTATGCCGCTTTCGAATCAAAAGAATCCCTGTTCCGAGAAGTGATGGATCAATATATCTCTACTTATGGACAAGTCTCTGAAAGTTTCAGGGATACAAACCTGACATCAAAAACGGCTATCGAACAAGGACTGCGACGATCGGCTCGAATGCAGACAGAAAGTTCCCATCCTCCCGGTTGTCTGTTGGTTTTGTCCGCCGTGAACTGTTCACCCGAGCAACAACATATCCGCGAGATGCTTGCCAAGGAACGGGCCAGAGTCCATGGTTGGCTAAAAGATTGTATCGAGCGGGCCGTAGCCAATGGAGAGTTGCCGGATTCAACGGATATCCCCATGCTGGTAACCTTATTTGAAACATTTCTGCAAGGAATATCAACGCAAGCCCGGGACGGTATTTCATACGAAGCAATGGATGCTGCCATCACTCAACTGATGAGCGTATGGGATGCCTTATCGACGCAGTCAGGCTAACGAGAGCATCATTTAACCATTAATGAACAATAAACCTGCTAGCCATAGCTAGCAGGTTTTGTTTTCTAACCATGCTTCATCTGTTGCTGAAAACCCGGTCTTTTCAGAAAGCATCGCATCCATGACGCGTATGCTCACCCGTATTTTTTCAGCCATCAAGCAGTGTAATGAGCTTTTGCAGGAGAACAGGCTCTTCGTTTTGGAATTCATCGAACCGAAGCCTCAGCCGATCAAACATTTCGTGGTCTTCGCGAAGTTCATGACGAATGCACTGATCTCTCAGCTTCATCGCCCTTTTGGTGATATCCTTGTAGCCAGCCACCAGCTCTTCGTCATACGGGATGATCCCCTCGTCCACCAAGTATCCGATCCGCTCGCTCATCATTTTTTTATGTTCCCAGAGCACATGAAGGTGTCTTACATCGTTACGGTCACCGAGCCGGGAATCGTTGCCCTCTGCGGCATCATAGTACAGCCGTAAATAGTCGTATACCTTGATTCCGAATGCTTCTTCGTTGTCCGAATTGTAATTGATCCGGTTGAGACGGGTCTCTCCGTTTAGATAGTCGCGCAGCTGGTCAATCGCGGCCGTTCTATCAAAAGGATATGGAGAATGCGGCTCGTATTTATAAAAGTAAGTATGATGATCGGCCGTGAGCTTCTCCTTTAGAAGATGCCTCATGGACTGAACGGCGTCCTGGAACTCCCGGAACGGGATCTGCAAATTGCGGTATACTCCCGTACGATCGAACATCGACGCATTGAAGATCCTTTCGTCCCAATCGTAACCATATAGGAAAAGATGATGCGGGAACGGCTCTCTCTGATAGGAGGCCGCAGGCGATAATCTGGCTTCATCCAAAAACACAACGCAATAATAGCCGTTTCGGATCTGATCCGCGAAAAATTTCGGCCAAGCGTCCAATGCCAAACTCTCCAGAATCGTATAATTGACGGAGCAGGTGAGAAGAAACGGGTTGTTGAAATTCAGTTCGTTGGGCTTGCCCCGAAAAAAATCAAAGTAGTACTGCCTGCCGTCCTCCAGAAAGTTTTTTTTGCAGAACAGCTGGATAAAATTGCTGTAAAACCAAGGCTTCGTTTCTTCATGGATGCTGGTGATGGAAAGTGTGTAGGCCCACCGCAAAAATCCTTTAAGCGGCGGATTCACCACCGGTAGCTGAAACGCGTTCATCTGATTCTCCTCCTTTCTTACAAGTGATCCGGAATCGTGATAGCAGTCTTCCGACGATTTAACCCGACACATCTACTTCCTTCTCTGATGCGAGAATGCAAGCTCAGCTTTTTCGCCCCACCAAACTGCCGGATTAACTGCTCGCGCTGCTGTAACCTTTCACGGCCTGTTTCCAGAGCAGCCGAACAGCTGCAAAGAGCAGAAGCGAAGCGATCAGCGCCAAGCCCGCATGGAGCCAGTTAATCTGCCCAAGCAGAAACATTGGTCCGAAATTGGTAATAAGGAACAGAGGAATAACAAAAGTCCCGACCCGCCGGACCCAGGCCGGGTATATAGCCATAGGGAAATTGTTGGCGTCCCAAACGGAATGCGCGATCTCCGACACAGAGCCCGTCTGGACGAACCAGAATGAAAGCAGCGCCGGGATAATCATCAGGCAGTAAGTGATGACAACGGAGACGAGCAGCAGCAGGGCAAACCCCGCTAGCTGCAGGAACGTCAGCGGAATATCCATCGCATGCCAGCCGATGCCGATCATGACGAACCCAACCAGAATATCAGGGATCGGCAGCGCCAAATCGACGTAACGCAAGGAAGCCATGAACTGAAGGGATACCGGCTTCGTCAGCATGAAATCAAGCGAGCCGTCTTTAACATATTCCGGAATTTTCATGAAATTTGTAAAAAACAGGCCGACATAAATTCCGGTCACCACCGTGTGCATGCCTATAAATAGAAGCAGCCCTTCGGGCGGTATGCCATCAACATGAAGATCGGTACGGAACACGACCAGCACATATAGCAGCTTGGCAAGCAGGTAGACGGATTCGACCAGCAGGCTCATCATAAAATTGCCCCGAAACTCCATTTGGGCGATGAGACAATTTTTGATGAATAAACCGTACAGACGCATGTATTTCCTCGTGATTTTAAACATATGCAACGTCCGCTACCCCCCTGCTGCCGAATATTTCTTCATGGAAATGCGCCACGTCAGACGGGATAACCAGAAGAACAGCAGAATCCACCCACACTGGACGAGCAGCCCTTGGTACATAGCCGCCGCTTCCGCTTTGCCGCTGAGGATATTGACCGGAAAATAAATCGTGTACGGGAATGGCGTGTATTGAAGTGCCTTCACAACCGACTCCCCGAAGATCTCGAGCGGAAACATGCCTCCGCTTAAAATATTGACAAGTAAACTTGTAATGACAAAAAAATAAGAGATCTCATGCAGATAA
This Paenibacillus sp. JZ16 DNA region includes the following protein-coding sequences:
- a CDS encoding DeoR/GlpR family DNA-binding transcription regulator; amino-acid sequence: MEQLFAEQRHQIIIQKLNQDKSIRASELMEHFGVSFETIRRDLEYLESEGYLRRVHGGAILKEPDYSREIPLPIRESIYMEEKAELSQIAVRYVTEGMSIALDPSTTNTQIAKALKAKFDRLTVITNSLPIVNELVSMPGYTVIMTGGVIRHEEQSIIGDLAEEFSSRFHADLFFMSMSGVTLEAGITDYGVGEIQVKKIMLANAKRCIALADSSKFGQNSFIKVCGAAEVERFVTDSKIDRDIVEQFRKNGIEIVYK
- a CDS encoding NAD(P)-dependent oxidoreductase; protein product: MKTNNERENINKSVRIGTEKDNGKDSSVTVIGLGPMGRAIASVYLDNDYRVTVWNRTSSKADELLAKGATKAPTVKEAVASNKLIIISLTDYNAMYAILEPISEYLSGKVIVNLSSDTPDKVREASKWLAERNARHLTGGVLASPPGIGNTTESVTLYSGPREIFESQKKFLDVLTGTDYKGEDAGLAMLYYQIQIDVFWTTMLSYLHAVAIAGANGITAEQFLPYISDTLSSLPKLLEFYTYRIDTGKHHGDVEKLAMGLASVEHVVQTSKEAGIDPSLPTAVLEVFKRGVAKGHAGDSFTSLIEMFKESVVK
- a CDS encoding NAD(P)-dependent oxidoreductase: MSYDQSKREERSPVTVIGLGEMGQALAGVYLRNGYPTTVWNRTAAKADTLVKQGAVLAATPAEAVQASPVVIVCVLDYDAVHEILDPLGDILKDRVVFNLTNGTPMQARSTAKWAKERGYDYIDAGIMAVPQIIGTEAAFILYSGGDKKSFDTNKKLLDVMGAANYVGADAGLASLLDLAMNGAMYGMLGGAMHAIAVVGTEGVKAQDFSSGLLIPYLTAITGIIPNLARQFDTREFSVGVSAKLAMQQVGFRNIRQASKDQGISTELLDPIQSLMDRRVAAGFPDDDFSAVTELLKEQMT
- a CDS encoding ArsR/SmtB family transcription factor codes for the protein MNDGQVFRECDMEFKNNQKVLIAIGDETRQAILKTLIEGPQNPGMRVGEIRLNTHLSRPAVSHHLKILKDFDFDLSEEEMDRIRQLDTGKRYSVNPTGYMINPIYVQLMKLFVK
- a CDS encoding MFS transporter yields the protein MSENEKERVEKSVSTWITLILAVACGLIAANLYYTQPLIDSISSAIGLSSEAAGLIVTLTQIGYGIGLLFIVPLGDLLENRKLVVMLLILTSIVLIIAAEARSAALFLAASLFIGVGAVAAQILVPYAAHLSPEETRGRNVGNVMSGLLLGIMLARPVSSMVDTYFGWHAIFMISSAMLLVLALVLAKVLPARQPQTKDKYPVIISSMLHLLKTTPILRRRALYHAFLFGMFSLFWTTVPLVLTSPVFHFSSTGVALFALAGVSGAAAAPIAGRFADKGLIRSATGLSIALVILSGLLPIMFPGGSIFSIVILVIAAILLDMGVSANMVLGQRAIFALGAEVRSRLNGMYMAIFFAGGAIGSAAGGWAYAMGGWKAAMWVGVLFPILALLYFFTEKRGAHGDMR
- a CDS encoding TetR/AcrR family transcriptional regulator; protein product: MGRTKEFDREQVLRKAMIVFWEKGYEAASIPDLLESMELSRSSMYETFQDKQTLYYEAIQYYKKMSQKKRDQMIHATSAIAGIRQYFELHIMNAFATHGEAFPNGCLITNASVGLDTVDEPLQNTIRQSFTELEQLFYETLKKGQETGEIAPEKDIKMLSYLLLNLNHSINVMARIKSDINKVHGMMDAVFEML
- a CDS encoding phosphotransferase enzyme family protein yields the protein MDQNVKLMFLDEHAIEGAARFGVSSKELTFLGGFQNFIYSYDRNDMKYILRFTASTHRTGEELAAEIEWIRYLSKNGLAVSDSLSSMNGNDFERIRGTHIDFYVTSFRYAPGRKIGYPECLGNPLLYEQCGRVTGRLHELSKRYKQKVKRHTWENNEYLLQAQKYIPEEHLPMLLALDDLKRQLSSLRITTDNFGLIHGDINVGNFMVDESGELTLFDFDECQYSWYVEDIAIQLYYLLYVFGEDSKVERKAQYELFMKHFERGYTEDNRQMPEGWRDQLGVFLRLREIIVVVGMHRSWDLSQPDDWTRDFLRDSRMRIIQGVSLIDEFQSS
- a CDS encoding TetR/AcrR family transcriptional regulator, translated to MARTGRPRAFNRDEAVAAAMLLFWEHGYESTSLAQLRAAMGDISAASFYAAFESKESLFREVMDQYISTYGQVSESFRDTNLTSKTAIEQGLRRSARMQTESSHPPGCLLVLSAVNCSPEQQHIREMLAKERARVHGWLKDCIERAVANGELPDSTDIPMLVTLFETFLQGISTQARDGISYEAMDAAITQLMSVWDALSTQSG
- a CDS encoding ABC transporter permease, coding for MFKITRKYMRLYGLFIKNCLIAQMEFRGNFMMSLLVESVYLLAKLLYVLVVFRTDLHVDGIPPEGLLLFIGMHTVVTGIYVGLFFTNFMKIPEYVKDGSLDFMLTKPVSLQFMASLRYVDLALPIPDILVGFVMIGIGWHAMDIPLTFLQLAGFALLLLVSVVITYCLMIIPALLSFWFVQTGSVSEIAHSVWDANNFPMAIYPAWVRRVGTFVIPLFLITNFGPMFLLGQINWLHAGLALIASLLLFAAVRLLWKQAVKGYSSASS